One segment of Trachemys scripta elegans isolate TJP31775 chromosome 1, CAS_Tse_1.0, whole genome shotgun sequence DNA contains the following:
- the SMIM11A gene encoding small integral membrane protein 11A, giving the protein MVEFNWRVLENFPLLMYILAAKTLILCLAFAGVKVYQSKKIEQKMKKEREAKLKKEAEKKED; this is encoded by the coding sequence GTTTTGGAGAATTTTCCACTGCTGATGTACATTTTGGCAGCTAAAACATTAATTCTTTGCTTGGCATTTGCTGGAGTAAAAGTATACCAGAgtaaaaaaattgaacaaaaaatgaaaaaagaacgTGAGGCAAAGCTGAAAAAGGAAGCAGAGAAGAAGGAAGACTGA